In Peromyscus maniculatus bairdii isolate BWxNUB_F1_BW_parent chromosome 9, HU_Pman_BW_mat_3.1, whole genome shotgun sequence, one genomic interval encodes:
- the LOC102911851 gene encoding toll-like receptor 11, which yields MLSPSVSFLKESMPMMERPQFCSVFLILILLALVSFDLTSRAWTAPDCIIADSLLFPNLSYYIQFCTLAPGLHLLASCSNVKDLAQTLERVPRDTEVLCLQGMVSTLPADAFDRFHSLQLLRLQLGTVNITSRTFQGLDQLQYLYFEHHAPCCLSLFLPANCLETLRSLSSLSFQGYCLNYSQSISLPTSLRHLTLRNSCLTKLKELQRLFPSLLLGSSPTPSTKLGAPFLEVLDLSYNLQLKQAGVRALYGLKLHSLILDGTTLRTFDLTGLGLLHLDFLSLVGTGIEKLPGSVTGYSELRALDLGKNQIQNILENGDIPSYKALEFLNLHDNYLQSLPIRFLRTLPQLQRLNLSMNKLGPTLELPEGVFSANLRVLDLSHNQLCDVPHGAFLPQLQELWLSGNNISSLSNESLQGLRWLRTLDLSWNQIKVLKPGWLSHLPALTTLNILGTYLEHISGIQLQGPQMLRHLKLGSVTTLDIYPPWFPMLLSLEIQAEAYVQFMALNGEPFLFLENLTLQTSNVLRQPDTTTIHFPSLRHLTLRGYSLLLSTSQLQRFFPQQLPLLEHFSIWCENDNAVDLHLFGMPRLRVLELGYLNFFYESSTAKLEMLLKEVPQLQVLALSHLNLRDFSVTIFEGLHHLKLLLLHSELALEMDSHLQELIPQMPPYVYFSDVTFTCQCETSWVESWATRAPNTFIYGLEKSICMANASDYSNTLLFSFLGTHCPHDTEFGGFIISFTLVLLLINLPLISCHKWSWLHYLQTLLHACWWKLGGHRRRRQFNYDVFISYCEKDQAWVLEELVPALEKPPPEGEGLRLCLPTRDFGIGNDRMESMIASMSKSRSTLCVLTRQALASPWCNLELRLATYHLVARPGTARLLLLFLEPLDRQKLHSYHRLSRWLQKEDYFDLSQGKVEWDTFSEQLKRQLRKAGQERED from the exons ATGCTGtctccctctgtttcctttctcaAAG AATCAATGCCAATGATGGAAAGACCTCAGTTCTGCTCTGTTTTCCTCATTCTGATACTATTGGCTTTGGTGAGCTTCGACTTGACCAGCAGGGCATGGACTGCCCCTGATTGCATCATAGCAGACAGCTTGCTATTTCCTAACCTTTCCTACTATATCCAATTCTGTACATTGGCCCCAGGGCTGCACCTTTTGGCATCTTGCTCGAATGTTAAAGACCTGGCTCAGACACTGGAAAGAGTGCCCAGAGATACAGAGGTGCTTTGCCTCCAGGGCATGGTTTCTACTCTGCCAGCAGATGCCTTTGATCGCTTCCACTCCCTACAGCTTCTGAGGCTGCAGTTGGGTACAGTCAATATtacttctagaactttccaagGACTGGACCAGCTACAGTACCTTTATTTTGAGCATCATGCTCCCTGTTGCCTGAGTCTGTTCCTCCCTGCAAATTGTTTAGAGACTCTCAGATCCCTGAGTAGTCTTTCCTTTCAAGGCTACTGCCTGAATTATAGCCAGAGCATCTCCTTGCCAACTAGTCTTAGGCATCTAACTCTAAGGAACAGTTGTCTGACAAAGTTGAAGGAACTGCAAAGGCTCTTCCCGAGTCTTTTGCTTGGTTCCTCTCCTACACCCAGTACCAAACTCGGGGCGCCCTTCCTAGAAGTGCTGGATTTATCTTACAACCTTCAGTTGAAGCAGGCAGGTGTCAGAGCCTTGTATGGCCTCAAACTCCATTCCCTAATATTGGATGGTACCACACTAAGAACATTTGACCTCACAGGCTTGGGACTGCTCCACTTGGACTTCCTCTCCCTCGTGGGTACAGGTATAGAAAAATTGCCTGGGAGTGTCACAGGCTACTCTGAGCTTCGCGCACTTGACCTTGGGAAGAACCAAATACAAAACATCTTGGAGAATGGAGATATCCCAAGTTATAAAGCTCTGGAATTCCTTAACCTTCACGATAACTATCTTCAGTCACTTCCCATCAGGTTCCTACGTACTCTACCTCAACTTCAAAGGCTCAACCTGTCTATGAATAAGCTTGGCCCAACCTTGGAGCTTCCAGAAGGAGTGTTTAGTGCAAATTTAAGAGTACTAGATCTGTCCCACAATCAGCTATGTGATGTACCCCATGGGGCCTTTCTTCCACAACTCCAGGAGCTCTGGCTGAGTGGAAATAACATCTCTAGTTTATCCAATGAGAGCCTACAAGGACTGAGGTGGCTGAGGACTCTGGACTTGAGTTGGAACCAAATTAAAGTACTCAAACCAGGCTGGCTCTCTCATCTTCCTGCTCTGACCACCTTGAACATCCTGGGTACCTACTTAGAGCATATCTCAGGCATACAACTTCAGGGTCCCCAGATGCTGAGACATCTAAAGCTGGGATCTGTTACAACACTGGACATCTATCCTCCCTGGTTTCCAATGCTGCTCAGCTTAGAAATACAAGCAGAAGCATATGTTCAGTTTATGGCTCTCAATGGAGAGCCATTCTTATTCTTGGAGAATCTTACTTTACAGACTTCCAATGTGTTGCGGCAACCAGATACAACCACAATCCATTTTCCCTCCTTGCGTCACCTCACCTTGCGTGGCTACAGCCTCCTGCTCTCAACCAGTCAACTTCAGAGATTCTTCCCACAACAGCTTCCGCTCCTGGAGCATTTCTCTATCTGGTGTGAAAATGACAATGCAGTAGACCTCCATCTATTTGGGATGCCCAGGCTGCGTGTGCTAGAGCTAGGGTACCTTAATTTTTTCTATGAGTCGAGTACTGCGAAGCTAGAGATGCTGCTGAAGGAAGTGCCTCAGTTACAGGTACTGGCATTGAGCCACCTGAATCTCAGAGACTTCTCTGTGACCATCTTTGAAGGCCTGCACCACCTCAAACTGCTGCTGCTTCACTCCGAGTTGGCCCTGGAGATGGACAGCCACCTCCAAGAGTTGATTCCTCAGATGCCTCCATATGTTTATTTCTCAGATGTCACCTTCACCTGCCAGTGTGAAACTTCCTGGGTGGAGTCTTGGGCTACACGGGCCCCAAACACTTTCATTTATGGACTGGAGAAATCCATCTGCATGGCCAATGCTTCTGACTACTCCAACACTCTACTGTTCTCCTTCCTTGGTACTCATTGCCCACATGACACTGAGTTTGGGGGCTTTATCATCAGTTTCACCCTGGTGCTTCTGCTGATCAACCTTCCTCTGATTAGTTGTCATAAATGGTCCTGGCTTCATTACCTGCAGACACTGCTTCATGCTTGTTGGTGGAAATTGGGTGGACATAGACGCAGACGCCAATTCAACTATGATGTCTTTATATCCTATTGTGAGAAGGACCAAGCCTGGGTGCTGGAAGAACTGGTTCCTGCTTTGGAGAAACCCCCTCCTGAAGGTGAGGGTTTGAGGTTGTGCCTGCCCACCAGGGACTTTGGGATTGGAAATGACAGGATGGAATCCATGATTGCCAGCATGAGCAAAAGCAGATCCACCCTCTGTGTGCTCACAAGGCAGGCCTTAGCAAGTCCCTGGTGCAATCTAGAGTTAAGATTGGCCACTTACCACTTGGTGGCCAGGCCAGGGACAGCTCGCCTCCTGCTGCTGTTTCTGGAGCCCCTGGATAGGCAGAAGCTCCATAGCTATCACCGCCTCTCCCGATGGCTCCAAAAGGAGGACTATTTTGATTTGTCTCAAGGGAAGGTGGAGTGGGACACTTTCTCTGAGCAACTAAAGAGACAGCTCAGGAAAGCTGGACAGGAAAGAGAAGATTAA
- the LOC102914335 gene encoding LOW QUALITY PROTEIN: olfactory receptor 4Q3-like (The sequence of the model RefSeq protein was modified relative to this genomic sequence to represent the inferred CDS: inserted 1 base in 1 codon): MMLFDILGLKKNENNSEVSRFVLLGLSSSWELQLFLFLAFLLIYVVTALGNLLIVLVVQADAHLLQSPMYYFLSHLSFIDLCLSCVAVPKMLGDFLQKEKTISFSGCLAQIFFLHFLGASEMFLLTVMAYDRYVAICNPLHYLTVMNNRLRLQLVFACWCGGFIHSITQVIVVIQLPFCGPNELDNFYCDVPQVIKLACMDTYLVEVLMVSNSGILSLVCFLVLLFSYALILLTLRTHLHRGQSKALSTCASHLTVVSLIFVPCVFIYLRPFCSFSVDKVVSVFYTVITPMLNPLIYTLRNADMKRALEKLRRKXSDIPLPC; this comes from the exons ATGAT GTTGTTCGATATCCTGggcttgaagaaaaatgaaaacaactctgAGGTGTCACGGTTTGTACTTCTGGGCCTGTCATCTTCCTGGGAGCTGCAGTTATTTCTCTTCTtagcatttttattgatttatgttgTTACTGCCCTGGGGAACCTTTTGATAGTGTTGGTGGTACAGGCTGATGCTCACCTGCTCCAGTCACCCATGTACTATTTCCTAAGCCATCTGTCTTTCATTGACCTATGCCTCAGCTGTGTTGCTGTCCCCAAAATGCTAGGTGATTTCCTACAGAAGGAGAAGACAATATCGTTTTCAGGATGCCTGGCCCAGATCTTCTTTCTTCACTTTCTGGGAGCCAGTGAGATGTTTCTGCTGACTGTAATGGCCTATGATAGGTATGTCGCCATATGCAACCCTCTACACTACCTGACTGTCATGAATAACCGCCTGCGTCTTCAGTTGGTGTTTGCCTGCTGGTGTGGAGGTTTCATCCACTCTATCACACAGGTCATAGTTGTCATCCAGCTGCCTTTCTGTGGTCCCAATGAATTGGACAACTTCTACTGTGACGTCCCCCAGGTCATCAAGCTGGCCTGCATGGACACTTACTTGGTGGAGGTGCTGATGGTCTCTAACAGTGGCATATTGTCTCTTGTCTGCTTCTTGGTCCTGCTCTTTTCCTATGCTCTCATCCTGCTCACTCTGAGAACTCACCTCCATCGGGGCCAGAGCAAGGCACTGTCCACGTGTGCCTCTCACCTGACAGTGGTCAGCTTGATCTTTGTGCCCTGTGTATTCATCTATCTGAGGCCATTCTGCTCCTTCTCTGTGGATAAAGTGGTCTCTGTGTTTTACACAGTGATCACACCTATGCTGAACCCCCTCATCTACACACTCAGAAATGCAGATATGAAGCGAGCTCTAGAAAAGCTGAGAAGGA CAAGTGACATCCCACTGCCTTGTTAA